Below is a window of Paramisgurnus dabryanus chromosome 20, PD_genome_1.1, whole genome shotgun sequence DNA.
CATGTAAGTTATCATGGTGGATGCATGAGGAGTTTAACCATCATTTTATCTTATAAAGGTTACGATCACGATGTTACCTGCACTCAGACTGATCTTGTCTAACGGGTGTTATACTGCAGGGAGGAGCTTTCCAAAAATTAAAGTAAGACGCTTGAATATTAATGCCGTTGATTAAAGTAGcaataaatatgtttttcatTAGTGTCAGTGCTGTGTGATATTTGTCAGTGTATGACGTCAGAGTCTGTGTCCTAATgagaatataaaaataaatatattattaaataaatgtgaccTAAACTACTCATTcttacattaaaatatattgcagaacaaaattataaaatattataaacattttacacaattaaaatgttaaacagaataagTACAGTAATTTTATAATGCATCTAATATTAGCCATATCTTCCAACAgctcattaatttatttttaattttattcattCAAATATGCAGATTTAAAATGATAAGCATGGATTCAGTTAAAGACCCCAATTAAATAAatgacatttaaaataaatgctttattgTTTATTCACTTTAAAGCATTAGTTTACAGAAGAAAACATTTGATGTTAATTAAATAAGGTTTATAGTTGAAATCTTTTAAATTGTCTGGTTCTCAGAGATTTATATACAAGTCGGGTACTTTGTCTTTGAAGGTCCAAACGGCAACAGAAATATAATCCCCATGGCTCCTGAGGATAAGTGAATattaaatatgaatatatttacAGCAAATCCCTTTGACACAATGGATGCTGAGGAGAGGACAGACCACAGTGGTCACCAAAGGTGGAACTGCAAACATCAGTAAAACAACTGTATCAATCCCTAATGCAAGAACAGATCGAGTGGTCGGCCGCTGGTTAGTGGGATGCAGTGGTTTGGTTCTGGGCGCTGTCATTCTGGGAGGTGTGACTaggtaaaaacaaacaaaaacaacatttgCTTTGTATTGCATAATTTACTGCGCAAAATTTAACATGACTAATTATTGGTGAGGTTCTTCTTTAACTAATAAGTGCTTATTACCACAAATTTTCATTATTGACTAGTTATTaggtacactcttaaaacagttgtgttaaaacaatGCATTTTGTTTCTAGAACTTAAGGCACATAAATGTGTTGTCCCATcattattggaacaacacatcttgtgttatcacttttatttattttaacacaaaatgacacataatatgttaaataggataacacaaaacaatgggtaaaaaatgaacacatgctttcttatttaaaggtgcagtgtgtaagttttagctgcatctagtggtgatgttgcgaattgcaaccaatggctcagtccactgctcacccctcgcttttgaaacgcatagagaagctacagtagctgccacCGGACAAGCGTGTCAtcttcggagacaacttagtaaaaaaagtttgtccattaagggcttttGTAGAAACAAATGGCTCAAAATGGCGAATTCCAtctaaggggaccctcagtatgtagataaaatgtctcattctaaggtgaTTAAAAACATAACTCTTTATACACCTCTgatcattttgtttaattttatgatagttttgtatattattttgcatttctgtcaagagatccttctaagaAATCacacactgtacctttaaaggggacatttcacaagacttttttaatatgtaaataagtctttggtgtacccagagtacatatgtgaagttttagctcaaaacaccatatagataatttattataacatgttcaagTTGCCACTTTGTAcatgtaggtgtgagcaaaaatgtgccgttttgggtgtgtccttttaatgcaaatgagctgatctctgcgctaaatggcagtgctgtggttggatagtgcagattaaggggcagtattattataataagctccttttctgacatcacaaggggagccaaatttcaatgacctattttttcacttgCTTGCAGTGAATGGTTTCCCAAAACTTACCAAggttactgggttgatttttcacattttcaaggttgatagaagcattggggacccaattatagcacttaaacatagaaaaaggtCCCCTTTAAACAATTTGATGCTAAGAATGCTTTGTATAATTATAGCTTTTCCATAAAAACTACTGCTTTGCCCTGTAATAAACTGTAGATTAGATTTCATACGCGACATTTGATTTGTATGATGACTAAGCATAAAGAGAAACCAAAGAAACAATGTTTTAACTCATTGGGTTGATTTATACTGCACATGTGCTGTTACTGTTGTTTTAATCAAGTCAGACTAACTCATAACACGTCTTAGGTTAACAGAGTCTGGACTTTCTATGGTTGATTGGCATTTAGTAAAGGAGATGAAGCCACCTCGCACTCAAGCAGAATGGGAAGATGAGTTCTCCAAATATAAACAGTTCCCAGagtttaaaatgtaagtacatTTCTCCTCACTTTATACTCTACTGTATGTGAACTGAATTGTCATAGTCATAGTCAGCCAGTATATATTACAGTAGCAGTACTAACTGTAAATGTAGTTGTCTGTGGGATTGTAATCTCTGTTATATTAGTTGTGTTGTAGGCACATTTAGACAATTTCTCCCTTAAAAAAGAGATATACTATTTggttaaataaagaaaattcaAATAAACTACATGTTATTAAACTACAGGATGTAATGCAGTGTTTGGTTACATCGAATTTGCTATTACAATCTGATGTCTCTTATTATCAGCATGAATCATGACATGACGCTGACAGAGTTTAAGTTTATCTTCTACATGGAGTGGGGTCATCGTATGTGGGGTCGACTGGTGGGATTAGCATACATTCTTCCTACTGTATATTTCTGGAGAAGAGGATACTTCAACCGCTCGATGAAAACTCGTGTTTTGGGCCTTTGTGGCTTCGTCGTGTTTCAGGTAAGGTGTTCAGTGCATCGCATGCCGTTTAGTCATACATCTGTAGACATACACTATATGGACAAAAGTTTTGAGATGCCCACTTCTGATGAAGAGGTTTGACTACTTCATATCAGTAAGCACAAATCCTAATGCTGTAGCGCATATCTTCTAAAGAATCGTGTACTTCTAATTTTATAGCAACAGTTTGGCAGAGCAGCTTTTTTattacaacatttaaaaaaatagatttGAACGTTCTTTTCAATTAGTGtaaataaatccaaacagctccaggaggataaacaaaggtcttctgagggtaatccgcgcggtgttgttgtagaaatatccatatttaaaactttattaacgaaaataaataccttccggtagcgccgccatcctAGACTCCTCAGTATTCatgagagagtattagcgtagtgtacgcacttttcttagtgacgtatgacaaattcggagggcgggggcacagagcagcagcagagtagcctccgtaggctgcgtaaggtctcatcctgaatgcggacgcgactaagatggcggcgctaccggaaggtagttatttacgttaataaagttttaaatatggatatttcaacaacaacaccacgcggattaccctcagaagacctttgtttatcatcctggagctgtttggatttaatttgtgaaggatggacgcactttttttggacttgaaggtcgtggactatgggtggacctcgtaacattacatttaatcaactgaaagatctaaaacattttctaaaatatctgaaaatgtgtttgtctgaaaaacgatggacatatgcaactcggacagcttgggggtgaggaaatcatgggtttaatatcatttttggccgaactatcccatTAAATCCAGCTGAAGACAAGTAACATTTAAGATATTGTTATCATTGCAGACCAACAGTATTACATTTAAATGCTGTgttatttctttcttttgtaACTCTGCTCTGTCCATCACGTGATTAGAGGAGTTATGTTCCCACGCTTTATGTGTCACTAGCTAAATGACTATCAGCTAATATCAGCTCATGTTTAGGGTCTTCTCGGCTGGTATATGGTGAAGAGTGGACTGGAGGAAAAGCCAGAATCATACGACGTCCCTCGTGTTAGTcagtacagactgtcagctcatctGGGTTCAGCTCTTCTGCTGTATTGTGCCAGTCTCTGGACAGGACTTACGCTCCTGCTGCCTCCTAACAAGGTATCACTCGTCTATTATGAGTAAGGATGTTTTATGATGTCTTAATGTCCTAACACAGATCTTCTTATCTTCTGCAGCTTCCAGAGAGCCGGAGTTTGCTTCAGCTCAGGAGGTTTGCTAAAGGTACCGGAGCTCTGGTCTTCCTCACAGCTCTCTCAGGTATAAAAAACTATGATATACTTCACATCTGTCTTACAATCACAGTTATAATGAGTTTACTCTTCATCTAAAATGTGAAAGTGTGATCATTTGTTTACATTTGGTGTCTTCAGTCACAATGTATATTTCATCAAATGAATTTAAGAATTTTGTATTACTTTAGTTATAAAGACAATAAATTAACatacagaaaaaaatacaacatcaaAACCAAATAGCATCAATAAACATCAAGTCTTCACTTTCTGTGTTCGAGAAAAACACAATAATGCTGATATGTCTAGCTATCAAAGCAGATGAAAAGGGATCAGGTTCAGTGAATGGAAAGTAGaaataaactttttattaaatgcaattgTATTAGGCCCTGCAATGCAAAATAATTAACccatttaaaagtgtaataaaaaagttattttaaataaaatcattcaaTTCAAACTTATTGTATATAATACAGAAAATGTGTAACAATATGAATGTGAAGTAAGAAAATCAATGTGTTATGGTTACAGGTGCGTTTGTGGCTGGACTGGATGCAGGTTTAGTGTATAACTCCTTCCCAAAAATGGGCGAGCGCTGGATCCCTGACGATCTGTTGGCTTTCTCCCCAAccatcaaaaatgtgtttgaaaaTCCCACAACAGTCCAGTTTGATCACCGTTGTCTGGTAAGAACCGTACACATCCTCTGAAATACATTAGTGTGTTAGAGAGATTTGATAGTGTTTTGTGTTTCTGCAGGGCATCTCATCATTGGCAGCCATCACAGGACTTTACCTCTTCTCCAGACGGATGTATTTACCCAGGAGGACAAAGATTGCCATCGGATGTCTCACTGCCATGGCCTACACACAGGTAAAAAGCatttttacataaatattttgACATAAAACAATACAGCCCTTGTAGTTATTGTATGATCACGCAAACATGAAAATTCTCTCGTCATTTACTCACCTGCATGTCATTCCAGATGCTAATAGTTTTAACTTATTAACCAGAAACACATTAGTGTGGCAGTTACTTGAAAAAATTTGGTTTGCTTGTCAGTTAAGCAGTGTATACACCTatatcatttcatttcaaaagatgtattAATCCACTGgagcttttgttttttttaggcagctaaaagtaaaaagtatacAAAGGTTAAACTACTATACGCCAGAAAGTCAGTTTGTCACTAGCTAATGCAATCTAGATCTTCACTGAGGTAACGGTGGTCATGTAATTTGTTGTCAGGTGGTCCTTGGCATCACTACACTGTTGTGTTATGTTCCCACATCGCTGGCGGCCACACATCAGTCTGGATCCGTGGCGCTCCTCACTTTGGCCATCTTTGTTTTGGCTGAGCTGCGTAAAGTGGTCAAGTAGTTAAAATGAGGTTATTGGAATGTGTATATTTCATTAAATTATTCTTTAAGTGCATCATTTGATCATGACATCACGTTGTTGTATGTATGGGTGTATATGACAGACCCAGCCCACTGTCATTGtgaaaaacatgttttatttgtGCAAATTTTGTAACTATATGAAAATAATCATTTGCTTAACATTCATCCTGAATTCACTGATCAGAATAAATCACACATGAAGTTTTAATGCTGCATTTCATTTAATCAAGTTCTAACAGATGAGTCACATGAGCACTTTTCCTAAATGTCCATGTgctgaaaaaagaaaattgaTAACTTGATATAACGTCATCTATCTGGAATTAAGAAGGCTGGTCAAAAACACAATTATGACCATTATTCATACCACACTCACTTGTCAATCATAAAATTGTGGCTCATCCAGTAATGAACTATGATTTGGGTAAGTATTTTAACATAAGGCGCTGCTATTAGTTTAGTAATCAACATTCAAAAGGAAAATATGTTGGCAAATATTAATTAAGGATTTAGCTGTCTTTCATAGTAGAATTGTAAAGTCCTTTTAAAGGCACCAGAAATAAATGATAAATCCTGAGAAGACAAAAAGTGCTGAGATATTAAACATATTCCTGCAGTTGTTAATGAAATACTGTAATATctgtaataaaatgtttcataaaGTAAAGAGGTTTGTTCAAATCAGGCTAAAATTGTACGCCTTCAATGCATTGTTCATATCATTTCACTAGAGGGCAGAATATACAACATGAAGAAACACAgcaatgtattttaaatgtatgctagCAATAACCATGAATGACatttagaaaaacaaaatgttgaaCTACAGATCAAATGCAAGAACTTTATGTTTTCAGCATTTAGCTCGATACATATTCCCATTTCTCCTAGTGGATAAACGGATACTTGTTTGGTTTATCCAAGGACATCAATAGCaatgtacatttttaaacttttatatatttactgAGAAATGTCATGATGTAAAATGATGAGTGTTTGAGTCTTCAGTAGTAAGCAGATATACTGTTGTGAGTGTTGTTGACAGATGCAAACTGTTTCTCATAGATGATAGATATAAATATCACTTCCTGAAACTCAATTTAAAGCAACTCGCACATTTCACGGAGTGCAATGAAGATTTAATGACCAAAATCATAAGATTATGCTAATGGTCAGTCATATATTTCGGAATTGATTAGTAATGATCTATTATTAGCAAAATTGTTTATAAAAGGACTTATTAACAGCAATgaactttaaacaaactaataTAAAACCTCCTTTATTTAAGGACTAGGTTTATCAATATCTTACCGAAAATTATTTCCATTATTTTTTTCACTAGTATGGTATGGCAAAAGTTAATCCATctggatttttttgtttaagaTTGCCATGTCTTACAATATTTCACAGTTTACATCCATTCCAAGACCGTGTGAAACAATCAGGTATACAAGCTAATGAAACATGAATTCATCAATCGTGAATATAATAAAGATTTTAATTTTGTACACCATAATATACAAACAAACGTACATAAATTTACCAGAAAAggctaaaatattaaaaaaatatttttgaagaaacatcTAGCAACCAGAAAAGTAACAGGCATTGAAAAATGCATAAGAAAAAAATCATTGGAATTGAATTAAAACAGAATCAGTTGTCTCTTATATATTCAATGTCAAATACAtcgttttttcttttctttaaaattgcaCAGGAAAGACAAAACAGTGATATTTCAGAAACTTCAGAAAAGTGAATATTACACACTCACACAGGCACAAAGTGTCTTGATATGCTATTCAATAATGAGACTTTGATATAAACAACCATGCAGTGGTAATAAGACGGTTTTAAGCAAGAACTAGCTAAACAAAACTCTTTCAACATCTACACTTTAAAAGGTTTAAATCTAACAGTGTTAGCACCAAATCAACTCTTAAATAAATCTGAAACTTTGTGGTGCAATAAAACAAACTCAAAATTCAGTCTCTGCAATAGTCACTCGAACGATCTAAAACCAGTGAGCCAAGAAAAGAAACGCTTAAAGCCCGAAACGAAATCAACAGCGTAGAAATATAAACGATTTCTTTGCATAACAGGTATGCATGTTTGAATAAAAGAAAGTATCCTGAAGGTTTGTGCAatctactactactactactccAAAATCTGGAGTTGACTAGTTAACTGGTTATAAGAACTACATCAGTCATTCCTGAGCTACTAAAGCACTTGAGTAAACCATACTACATTCTGTCCCAGAAGCAACGGTGAAAGAACACTTGGTGGTAAGACAGTACGTTCATATTAACATTATTGCCCATTATCACCGACTTGCAATAAAAGGCAATGTGGAGATTTGGTAGAGCAGAGTTTGCAAGTAAGGTGGAGATATAAAACTCTGTTGACTAGCTGCCTTGACAATAAATAATTCTTCATTGACATCAGCTATAAACTATAAAAACTACTACCAAAACATTCAGTGTCTTTGGCAGCTTTGCTATATTCACATCTGTCCTTTCCTTTGGTTACTAAATAATGAATGCTTAAGGACTACCGTCTTTAAAATGTTGCCCACAAACAAGCTTTTTTATCGGACAGTGTTTGGATGTTAAAAACTGCTCATTTGGAGTTAAGAGAATCACATTTAAAAGACATATGTGTGCAAGGTCATCAGTTATGATTTAAAACTGTGTTTAGACTTAAGAGGACCAACACACTGATGAAATCTCAAGACTTAAAAGGCttgaaaaagtgaaaataaatgGAAGAGGGAAAACAAGAATGAACAGTGAAGGATGAGGAGAAAGATAGATCAGTGGATGACTGCAGGGATTTTGCATTTGTTTGCATCAAGAGCTGTGCTGGTACTCGGACGCCGGCTGTAGCTTAGTGACCTGTCCGATGCCTTTGGTAACTCCCTCTCTGAAAAGCAGCTTGGCGCCCACCTTCAAGTACTCTGGGTGTTTGATGAACTTGAATCGTACCACAGCTTTCTCACCTGTCCGGAGCTCATCCTGAAAACAAGATTCGTTACAGAAATCTAATCTGTATGCAGTTCCCTATCTATTGAAAAAGACGAATAGATTAAAAACTCACTTTTCCTTGTAAAGCCTCAACTGTAGCCGTCTGTCTAATGTTGCCCACGTGGACGGTCACCTGGAAGCCCTTATGGAAGGTTTTAGCATGAAACAGTAAAATGATTTCTGCCTCAAACTGCCAGCAGATAGTGGGGTTCATCTCTGGACTAACCATCACCATACCCTGCA
It encodes the following:
- the cox15 gene encoding heme A synthase COX15, producing MLPALRLILSNGCYTAGRSFPKIKQIPLTQWMLRRGQTTVVTKGGTANISKTTVSIPNARTDRVVGRWLVGCSGLVLGAVILGGVTRLTESGLSMVDWHLVKEMKPPRTQAEWEDEFSKYKQFPEFKIMNHDMTLTEFKFIFYMEWGHRMWGRLVGLAYILPTVYFWRRGYFNRSMKTRVLGLCGFVVFQGLLGWYMVKSGLEEKPESYDVPRVSQYRLSAHLGSALLLYCASLWTGLTLLLPPNKLPESRSLLQLRRFAKGTGALVFLTALSGAFVAGLDAGLVYNSFPKMGERWIPDDLLAFSPTIKNVFENPTTVQFDHRCLGISSLAAITGLYLFSRRMYLPRRTKIAIGCLTAMAYTQVVLGITTLLCYVPTSLAATHQSGSVALLTLAIFVLAELRKVVK